From the genome of Colletotrichum higginsianum IMI 349063 chromosome 4, whole genome shotgun sequence, one region includes:
- a CDS encoding TAM domain methyltransferase, with protein MSADRNVFTASQESSAARVPDNASASPNVEHESATVIKAHNSVPVKNRHDTGSDASANASKSLSPSVRDFNFENKRRYHKFKEGRYLLPNDDEEQEREDMKHAMVLHVCDGALHNAPLKRPQKILDIGTGTGIWAIDMGDEYPEAEIIGLDLSPIQPPFVPPNVHFIVDDVEAEWLYPEDSIDYIHVRNMAPAIKDWPKLLDQAYNSLKPGGWIELQDMLFSFDCDDGTVGPDYTPRKVMGFLKEALEKFGVDINAAGKFPERVEAAGFVNQIHDVRKVPVGTWPKDPHYRKVGNYCHAVNYDALGSVTNVPFTKGLGWSSVEVEVFLIQVRKDLLNDSFHAYNYYHSYSAQKPLEEKTDD; from the exons ATGTCAGCGGACCGCAATGTATTCACAGCTTCTCAAGAGTCATCCGCTGCTCGTGTGCCAGACAATGCTTCTGCTTCGCCGAACGTAGAGCATGAATCTGCCACGGTGATTAAAGCCCATAACTCAGTGCCTGTAAAGAATCGCCACGACACCGGGTCCGACGCAAGCGCAAATGCATCCAAGTCCCTGTCACCCAGCGTCCGAGACTTCAACTTTGAGAACAAGCGCCGCTATCACAAGTTCAAGGAGGGCCGATATTTGCTCCCTAatgacgacgaagaacaAGAACGAGAGGATATGAAGCATGCCATGGTTCTTCATGTTTGTGACGGAGCCTTGCACAACGCTCCTCTCAAACGTCCTCAGAAAATTCTCGAcatcggcaccggcaccggcataTGGGCCATCGATA TGGGTGACGAATACCCGGAAGCCGAGATTATTGGCCTGGACCTGAGCCCTATCCAACCGCCATTTGTCCCGCCCAACGTGCATTTCATCGTTGACGATGTTGAAGCGGAATGGCTCTACCCAGAAGATTCGATCGACTACATCCATGTAAGAAACATGGCACCGGCAATCAAAGACTGGCCGAAGCTGCTGGACCAGGCATATAA CTCTCTCAAACCCGGTGGCTGGATAGAGCTCCAAGACATGCTGTTTTCGTTCGATTGCGACGACGGTACAGTCGGCCCGGACTACACGCCTAGGAAGGTGATGGGATTTCTCAAAGAAGCGCTCGAGAAATTCGGGGTGGATATCAACGCTGCCGGGAAATTCCCCGAGCGCGTTGAGGCAGCGGGATTCGTGAACCAAATTCACGATGTCAGAAAAGTGCCAGTGGGGACCTGGCCAAAGGATCCCCACTACAGGAAGGTAGGCAACTACTGTCATGCTGTCAACTACGACGCTCTAGGGTCGGTCACCAACGTGCCGTTCACAAAGGGATTGGGCTGGTCCTCTGTGGAGGTCGAGGTATTCCTGATCCAAGTGCGGAAGGATCTGTTGAACGACTCATTCCATGCGTACAACTACTACCACTCTTACTCGGCCCAGAAGCCTTTGGAAGAGAAGACGGACGACTGA
- a CDS encoding Pectin lyase: MRFSASVLLAAAAAATSASAQAVVGKAYGFATGVTGGGSAAAVTPSSADELAKLLSDDTPRTILIDKEWDFTGKSATGEGCDRKSCSAASGGQLYLGDLSCGSSDNVAATVTYDVAGTEPLIVGSNKSILGVGGKGVLNGKGLRIKANAKNVIVQGVEITNLNPGVVWGGDALDLQGGNDGVWIDHCKFSLVGRQFIVSHYDGSRATISNNEFDGVTKTSASCNGNHYWTMMLNGKGDQITLDKNYFHDVSGRAPKLGDAGTFQATNNLFSNMKGHTFELYSGTYALIEGNAFEAVDSPYAGEAFANSFNVPDASAANSCKSTIGRACAVNSVDSSSGEFKALSKTNALSTFSKLKDYLVEPVAATGVASLVKGSAGPSNLGSGSSSAATPAPAADAEETKTEETTTEETTTKEEPAVVEEPAAEEPAAEEPAAEKPAASSGASAQQWGQCGGNGWTGPTACAAGTSCVVQNEWYSQCLSSAARRSMKSLRRR; the protein is encoded by the coding sequence ATGCGTTTCTCCGCGTCCGTTCTTttggctgccgctgccgccgccacttCGGCCTCCGCTCAGGCCGTGGTCGGCAAGGCGTACGGTTTCGCTACCGGTGTTACCGGCGGTGGTAgcgcggccgccgtcacTCCGTcctccgccgacgagctcgccaagTTGTTGTCCGACGACACTCCCCGCACCATCCTCATCGACAAGGAGTGGGACTTCACCGGCAAGTCTGCCACCGGCGAGGGCTGCGACCGCAAGAGCTGCAGCGCCGCCAGCGGCGGTCAGCTCTACCTCGGAGACCTCTCTTGCGGCTCCTCCGACAACGTTGCGGCCACCGTCACCtacgacgtcgccggcaccgagCCCCTGATCGTCGGCAGCAACAAGAGCATCCTGGGTGTTGGTGGGAAGGGCGTCCTCAACGGTAAGGGCCTCCGCATCAAGGCCAACGCCAAGAACGTCATCGTCCAGGGCGTCGAGATCACCAACCTGAACCCCGGCGTCGTCTGGGGaggcgacgccctcgacctccaGGGCGGCAACGACGGTGTCTGGATCGACCACTGCAAGTTCTCCCTCGTCGGCCGCCAGTTCATCGTCAGCCACTACGACGGCTCCCGCGCGACCATCTCCAACAACGAGTTCGACGGCGTCACCaagacctcggcctcgtgcAACGGCAACCACTACTGGACCATGATGCTCAACGGCAAGGGCGACCAGATCACCCTCGACAAGAACTACTTCCACGACGTCTCCGGCCGCGCCCCcaagctcggcgacgccggcaccTTCCAGGCCACCAACAACCTCTTCAGCAACATGAAGGGCCACACCTTTGAGCTGTACTCCGGCACCTACGCCCTCATCGAGGGCAACgccttcgaggccgtcgacagCCCGTACGCCGGCGAGGCCTTCGCCAACAGCTTCAACGTCCCCgacgcctccgccgccaactCCTGCAAGTCCACAATCGGCCGTGCCTGCGCCGTCAACAGCGTCGACTCCAGCAGCGGCGAGTTCAAGGCCCTGTCCAAGACCAACGCCCTGTCGACCTTCTCCAAGCTCAAGGACTACctcgtcgagcccgtcgccgccaccggtgTCGCCAGCCTCGTCAAGGGCAGCGCTGGTCCCTCCAAcctcggctccggctccaGCTCCGCCGCGACCCCCGCCcctgccgccgatgccgaagaGACCAAGACCGAGGAGACTACCACCGAGGAGACTACCACCAAGGAGGAGCCCGCTGTTGTTGAGGAGcctgccgccgaggagcccgccgccgaggagccTGCTGCTGAGAAGCCCGCTGCCTCATCCGGCGCGTCTGCTCAGCAATGGGGCCAGTGTGGTGGCAACGGCTGGACTGGTCCCACCGCCTGTGCCGCCGGTACCTCGTGTGTTGTCCAGAACGAGTGGTACTCCCAGTGCCTCAGCTCTGCCGCCAGACGTAGCATGAAGTCCCTGCGCCGTCGCTAG